TGTAAGCCCTGTGTGTGTAAAATTAGAAACTGTATGAATATTCTGTGTGGAATGATTGTAATAAGGGTAtaagtgtgactttaattaattaagtagtctgggtaaagtagattactccactcgAGAGCTTACTCaggaaggtgagtactctggtaattatttctAGATACTAGAGTAAaaggaagccacttgtatgggcgggtgatcttccccattctcggtgactttacctgaatacataacccgagggcttactgagaaagatgAGTgtcctagtgttagcactagagcagagggaaactacttggtatgggcaagtagatttctttattcttgggaattaccaataaaaatattaatgattgtGGAAATGTGATTGGTTGGCAAAGTCATTGactttgtgtgattatgggcTCGATATTTTGGGTTACTTGCCGATCGTGGATGCACTTTGgatagatattttaattgtatattaaacacttcagccacacactattataaactatttcttccttactcaGAGGAGTCTCACCCCATCTTATGTTAAATCCTTTTAGGTTATCCAAGAGatcaagcttagatagctccaaggcgggtagttttgtgagtgaaacTAGAACGGATATGTATTAGTTTTTATAGATCTTTATATTTCTCTCAGGTTTTGTAATATGGTAAACATGACTATATGATATAAGTTTTGTTAatgtgtaaatatagaactctggtatattatgtttgaggttatttttattattttttcgcTACATTAATGGTATCAAAGATGCGTGTCGGTCTCTTAACACTCCAGGCCCCACGTGgcaggtttggggcgttacagttggtatcagagcataacaaTCTTgcggactttaggaggattaataccagggTATAGGTTTGAATTAAATAAGGGCAAGAATGGGTAGAATAGGGTATTGACAGGAGTTTGAGGTTGTTTCataacttggaggcagaaatcctttgacggacttctgtgattttttgaatcagtcgacggtttcagaaaaccacggtaaatccattgacggtgataTTTCCGAGTTGTGAAACCGagatttggaatttaaatattgTAAGTTTAGATGATTGTGGATGAATGGAttttggatgtttaattgaggatatggatattaatttggttttccGTTATGATGTGTATGTCAGAAACATAAAGATGTAAAGATTATAAATTGCCTTTGTTGTACATTTATATTCacggatggatcctagaggcaagggtgtggatgaaggaggaggaagcgaaatGGGAGCTTCCAGCGTTGACGAGGTTGACACCTTTTGGTTGTTACGAGGAATAGCTCGTCAGGTTAAGGAAGAAATAAGATGGGATTTTGGGGGAACAAGCTATCCACCGGTGCaccagggttgcaccattgaCTAATTCACTCATCTAAAACCCTCGTCTTTTGAGGATGGCACCAATCCAATaaaggctgagatgtggatgcaagaaatggagaaaattcttATTCTGTTGAATTGTACCAAGGAGCAAAAAGTCCTCTTTGCCACTTTCAAACTGACTagagaagctgaacggtggtggcatgcaatgaaaCTATTAGAGGAACAGCGAGTGGTACCAATAGCAATGACCTGGGTTCGCTTCAAGCAAGTTTTCTACGACCAatattttcccgccaccaccAGAAATGCAAAGGCAGAAGAATTCTTCAGTTTGACTCAAGGGCGCCTCACAATTCAGCAGTACACTGCTAAATTTATGGAGTTATCCCATTTTGCACCTTTTGTGGTTCCAAATGAATAGCAGAAGGCGACgtggtttgagaggggcctgAATCAGAGGATCCACGAGCATATGACGTGTTTGTAGATTCAGGATTTCATGgagttggtggagaaagctacggTGGCAGAGTCAAGTCTACAGAGGGGTACGGAGGCATCAGAATGAAGGAAGGGGCCTGCGTCTCCACGATCCCAAACAAATGTCAGACAAGGGTtgtggaggggagatagagatgcAGCAAGTTAGGGGGCAGAAAGAAGTGATCGGGAACGTCAGAACAATTCGTCACCCCCCCCATTGCCCTAGGTGCAATCagcggcattggggagaatgtcgggGTAGGATTGTTATATGCTACAGGTGCGGAAAACAGGGCCACATAGCTCAAGAATGTCGTGAACTGCCGAATAATTCACCAGCCCTGAACCAAAATCAGAATCAAAGGAACAATCCAGTGCCTCGCAGCGGCGAAGGCTCAGAGcgtgtctatatgttgggtaTGCCTTAAGAGGGCAACACTAAGGGCCCAGGTAATATGCTTATGTGTAATATATTTACATTAGTATGTGTGTTAATGttgtttgactttgcatgatttgATGTTGCACATGTTAGAGTTGCTTGGGATTTGTGAATGTCGTTAATTAGCTTAATGGTGTGTAAATGGGTGACAAACGAATTTCAgggaaaaaattattttaagggggggagaatgtaacaacccggaaaattttaaataatttgaaataataaggaagatagaagagaaggaagaataaattcgaAAAGGTGGCAGCAAGCATTCATCGAGGAATAGactggtctcatcgatgaatgttcttcttaactcgtcgacgagggtacgtgtcttgtcgatgagggtacgtgtctcgtcgatgaggaattaccgagaggggttctttacatgactgaaattcgtcgatgagttgggtgtctcgtcaacgaactgtgtactaggactcgtcgacgaatcgacgtgtcttgtcgatgaacccttgagtataaatagtggatttctTTCATTCCAACGTGAAATTTCTACATGtttcccttctctctctaaagCCTTCAGCcataccaccttctctcttcgatttcgagccggatttagctcggttcgacgatcaaaagctactatgagactcctgggaagattctctgcaatataggcagagtggatctttgatttgagttgtttgggaaacatcccaaaaccaaggtaagtgaattattttgaaattttccgtagcaaatattgtcatttggagcctaagaagtgTTATAAGTGTGTTttgctaagatttgaggaatttggaatttctAAATTACAGGGTcttgttttgttgattttgggtcgaatttcgaggagcaagtaaggggaaatattttataatggcttttaataattttaaacaactagtttcgagtataaatttatatatatatatatatatatatatatatatatatataaagaaacaAATATCTAAAGATTGATTTTATATAAATGTTGTTTTTCGATAATAAATTATATTGGAAAAAaatttgtgtggttgaaaccatttttggataattaaatgattgtggatATTGTGGAATGAAGAATTATTGAGAATGCgaatattgtttgattgtgaatttTGGCTAGTTGAATGTGCTGATGTGGTGTATATTGTGatagaattattgatatgttgaaTGGTTGGTTATTTGTTAATTGtgggttgtggttcatgtaaattacgatatagtgttggcagtggtatgaggaggtcgttatatcgtacctggtataaccgtcatataacgttggtagtggtatgagaaGATCGTTATATGGATgattatattgggaggtaaacattggcagtggtatgaggaggttgtttacctatttactatgaacagaGTGTTGTTTTGAGTCCTGTGCggacatttatgctgtgatttgattagtcttgtgtggacatttatgctgtgatttgattagtcctgtgtggacggtcctgtgtggacatttatgctgtgatttgattagtcttgtatggaccagtcttgtgtggacatttatgctgtgatttgattagtcctgtgtggactagtcttgtgtggacatttatgttgtgatTTGATAAATCCTATGTGGACGATTACATGACATGTGGATGTAAACCCTGTGTGGGTAAAATTGGAAACTATATGAATATTTTGTGTGGAATGATTATGATAAGGGTGTAaatgtgactttaattaattaagtaatttaggtaaagtagattactccacccgaaagcttgctgaggaaggtgagtactctggtaattatttctGGATACTAGAGTAAAAGGAAACCACTTCTATGGGCAGGTGATCTTCCtcattctcggtgactttacctggatacataacctgagggcttactgagaaaagtgagtgtcctagtgttagcactagagtagagggaaactacttgtctgggcaggtagatttctctattctcgggaattaccaataaaaatattgatgattgtggAAATGTGATTGGTTGGCAAAGTCACTGACTTTTTGTGATTATAGGCTCGATTTTTTGGGTTACTTGCAGATCGTGGATGCACTTTGgatagatattttaattgtatattaaacattttagtcacacactgttataaactatttcttccttagtgagaggtgtctcacctcgtcttatgttaaatcttttcaggttatccaggagatcaagcttagatagctccagggcgggtagttttgtgagtgaaacTAGAATGGATATGTATTAGTTTTTATAGATCTTTATATTTCTTTCAAGTTTTGTAATTTGGTAAACATGACTATATGATATAAGTTTTGTTAATGTGTAAATATGGAACTCTAGTATATTGTGTTTgaggttatttttattattttttcgccgcgttaatggtatcagagactcATGTCGGTCTCTTAACACtctgggccccacgtggcgggtccgggGCATTACATATATGCTCTTCAAGaccctcatggcttccatgttTCCTTTTCCATGTGTGCGTTTTGaattataaacttttcaagtatTAGCCACACATATAAGATACTTATGTTTTGTCCCTTTGCGCTTCAGTtttccatggaatacaccaagtGTATATACTCTTCAAGACCCTCATGTCTTCCATATTTCCTATTCCATGTGTGCATTTTGAATTATGAACCTGCTTAAGTACTAGACActcacatgagatacttgtgctttgtcactTCAAACAAGGATCaaacttaaaaattcaacaaAAGTCTTGTCTCCCCTTGCTAATTCTTTATATATTCCATTGTAAGAACTCATATGAGGAGCTGATTGAATAGAAATCCTTTTGTCGAAGCTTGTTTAACTTTGTCCAATCTTCCGATTGAGTAGTATGAGGCTACACATTCtttccggagatcaagtggtgagagaccactaatctATCTATCGATTCCATCTCCATCTCCTCCTTCTCAACCACATGACCACCACCCAACTAACACCCACACGGTCACCACACTATACACCCCATGACCATCTCCATTACACTCCAGTCTGCGTTTGTCTTGGTGCTTCAATGCTTGTCAAAGGACCTACAGTGTGAACTAGCTACGTGTTGAACCACGTCAAGTCATCCAa
This window of the Malania oleifera isolate guangnan ecotype guangnan chromosome 6, ASM2987363v1, whole genome shotgun sequence genome carries:
- the LOC131158652 gene encoding uncharacterized protein LOC131158652 encodes the protein MWMQEMEKILILLNCTKEQKVLFATFKLTREAERWWHAMKLLEEQRVVPIAMTWVRFKQVFYDQYFPATTRNAKAEEFFSLTQGRLTIQQYTAKFMELSHFAPFVLRWQSQVYRGVRRHQNEGRGLRLHDPKQMSDKGCGGEIEMQQVRGQKEVIGNVRTIRHPPHCPRCNQRHWGECRGRIVICYRCGKQGHIAQECRELPNNSPALNQNQNQRNNPVPRSGEGSERVYMLGMP